The Oscarella lobularis chromosome 9, ooOscLobu1.1, whole genome shotgun sequence genome includes a window with the following:
- the LOC136190926 gene encoding uncharacterized protein: MHCCGMLREGHGILTRKYKDVALVSLGNVLHRGRHSEDAAVVVAAAVNASPQFHVIHFNLRNIYAVTSDYDQEALCFEHTTHIFPEFRSAHQRLHAVRCQRNLEKTLETQQQIMEDALEELESYEKDFDAFGERHQAFLGCMVSRKEHDKRSEVYALFKSMKAKKKTKEKASTEKLTLSKRDVDDVKPVKKPSPVLLVLKTKGERVSVSKDDVITENNIVNARDDDVSKETVPSDGVESPSNAEKSSPGNGEKSTPRFRLRVVKRNESNDNSPQAIEIADENCRFPGNEKTPDEKQQRGQTNVRFHRRIRIDDSSRRNQPSPTATKKERESRMTKAFGITWSVKWRRAARYLTRAKCWRASTRRAASSTRRPRCYARANDAAKPNHFFTRPFRVK, from the exons ATGCATTGCTGTGGAATGCTTAGAGAAGGGCATGGAATACTCACCAG GAAATACAAGGATGTTGCTCTGGTGAGTCTAGGCAACGTATTGCATCGCGGTCGTCACTCCGaggacgccgccgtcgtcgtggcAGCCGCCGTCAACGCTTCACCGCAATTTCACGTCATTCACTTCAATCTCAGAAACATTTACGCA GTGACTAGTGATTATGATCAAGAGGCGCTTTGTTTCGAGCACACGACTCATATATTTCCTGAATTTCGTTCGGCGCACCAGCGCCTCCACGCCGTGCGCTGTCAACGAAATCTCGAAAAGACGCTCGAAACGCAGCAACAGATCATGGAAGACGCCCTAGAGGAACTCGAGTCCTATGAAAAGGATTTCGAC GCTTTCGGTGAGCGTCATCAGGCGTTTTTGGGTTGTATGGTCAGTCGAAAGGAGCACGATAAACGGAGCGAAGTCTACGCGCTATTCAAATCaatgaaagcgaagaagaagactaaagagaaagcgtCAACCGAGAAATTGACGCTTTctaaacgcgacgtcgacgacgtcaaaccaGTGAAAAAACCGTCGCCGGTGTTGTTGGTgttgaaaacgaaaggagaacgcgtttccgtttcgaaagatgacgtcataacggAGAACAACATCGTCAAcgcgagagacgacgacgtttctaaGGAGACTGTGCCTAGCGACGGTGTGGAGTCGCCTAGCAACGcagaaaagtcgtcgcctggcaacggcgagaaatcgacgccaCGTTTTCGTTTACGCGTCGTTAAGAGGAACGAAAGCAACGACAATTCGCCGCAAGcgatcgaaatcgccgacgaaaactgtcgtttccCTGGCAACGAGAAAACCCCGGATGAAAAACAACAAAGAGGACAAACCAATGTTAGATTTCATCGAAGAATACGAATTGACGATTCGTCCCGGCGTAACCaaccgtcgccgacggcgacgaagaaagaaagagaatccCGTATGACAAAAGCGTTTGGAATCACGTGGTCGGTCAAATGGAGACGGGCGGCGCGATACTTGACGCGGGCGAAGTGTTGGAGAGCAAGCACGCGCCGcgcagcgtcgtcgactcggcGACCGAGATGCTATGCAAGAGCGAACGACGCGGCAAAACCCAATCATTTCTTCACACGCCCTTTTAGAGTAAAATAA
- the LOC136191423 gene encoding LOW QUALITY PROTEIN: tyrosinase-like (The sequence of the model RefSeq protein was modified relative to this genomic sequence to represent the inferred CDS: deleted 1 base in 1 codon): MADCWLENQEERPSFQLLDNDLCQNSECLPIVNVIHGFCGQKCYILHSFIFLLRQSSPVPDGLRAKRNSLRQRRRWRRSARTITPVCCPDACGAGERRGECTRAPTPKYNLDLINATGNHSCHITDVRLLWPSAFNFTHTCTCKNNWAGPDCSRCAFGYAVTTLLNGTRVCTKSANRIKRKSTLSLSDAEWKTYTDTLLKAAVTPSNYSVLIGNFSDRDNWRFVPVTVYDFVVWLHYFASKDNNDQTPTCNYAHESSGFLTFHRWFLLVVESMLRNVNPAFFIPYWEWTNEKSVGDLYSKAHLGTALTWEDIKDKYPNASGLARCGIEDPILNAQNGPFANWKTMCTNLTSVVNGFNCDPNNPEQRRPLQRCLGCCQVDDCCHDGEIIRQRAVFLPRASHVAYALEASNFDLPEWTTKTQRESFRNRLEGFAEPVPPYDADHDQHYVHNQVHIFVGGTQVPLSPNSPYFWLHHGMIDYVFEQWMSNHSNSTFRPTAKEANEKPLAHPGHNPEEYIVPFFPTVTHLDVFKPASEFGYEYESSSGSEPSESPPNPTTTPSTTTSSAKKQDTFLVLGASSSSSGYRCGENKRVKQSDSFIHAAKMRYLIACVCM, translated from the exons ATGGCTGACTGTTGGTTGGAAAACCAAGAAGAACGACCGTCGTTTCAGCTATTGGACAACGAT CTTTGCCAAAACTCTGAGTGTCTTCCAATCGTCAACGTTATCCATGGTTTCTGCGGACAAAAATGTTATATTCTGCATTCTTTTATATTTTTGCTGCGTCAGTCGAGCCCAGTTCCCGACGGCTTGCGTGCGAAACGTAACTCGCTAcgtcagcggcggcgatggcgtCGAAGCGCAAGAACTATAACTCCTGTCTGCTGTCCTGACGCTTGCGGTGCCG gcgagagaagaggagaatGCACTAGAGCTCCTACTCCAAAGTACAATCTTGATTTAATCAATGCAACCGGCAATCATTCGTGCCACATAACTG ACGTACGCCTTCTGTGGCCCAGCGCATTCAACTTTACGCACACGTGCACTTGCAAGAACAACTGGGCGGGGCCGGATTGCTCAAGATGCGCGTTTGGCTACGCGGTGACGACCCTGTTGAATGGAACGCGCGTCTGCACAAAGTCGGCGAATCGAATCAAACGCAAATCCACCCTAAGTCTTAGCGACGCCGAGTGGAAAACATACACCGACACCCTTCTGAAGGCGGCCGTTACGCCCAGCAATTACTCTGTTCTAATTGGAAATTTTTCCGATCGCGATAACTGGCGTTTTGTTCCTGTGACTGTTTACGACTTCGTAGTTTGGCTTCACTACTTCGCCTCCAAAGACAACAACGACCAAACGCCAACGTGCAACTACGCACACGAATCATCGGGCTTTTTGACGTTTCATCGTTGGTTCTTACTCGTCGTTGAAAGCATGCTGAGGAACGTCAATCCTGCTTTTTTCATACCCTACTGGGAATGGACAAACGAAAAGTCGGTGGGCGATCTCTACAGCAAAGCGCATTTGGGCACAGCTCTCACCTGGGAGGACATCAAGGACAAATATCCGAATGCTAGTGGTTTGGCGCGCTGCGGCATCGAAGATCCCATACTAAACGCTCAAAACGGCCCGTTTGCGAACTGGAAGACAATGTGCACTAACttgacgagcgtcgtcaaCGGATTCAACTGTGACCCTAACAACCCGGAACAGAGACGACCTCTTCAGCGTTGCCTCGGTTGCTGTCAAGTCGACGACTGCTGTCACGATGGCGAAATCATCCGGCAGAGAGCCGTCT TTCTCCCCCGCGCTTCCCACGTGGCTTATGCTCTCGAAGCGTCCAACTTCGATTTGCCCGaatggacgacgaaaacgcaaagggagtcgtttcgaaatcgtcttgaGGGCTTCGCTGAGCCGGTTCCTCCGTACGACGCCGATCACGATCAGCACTACGTTCACAATCAAGTGCACATATTCGTTGGGGGAACGCAAGTTCCGCTGTCTCCTAATAGCCCTTATTTTTGGCTTCATCACGGCATGATCGATTACGTGTTCGAACAGTGGATGAGCAATCACAGCAATAGTACGTTTAGGCCTACCGCAAAGGAAGCCAACGAGAAGCCGCTTGCGCATCCTGGCCATAATCCTGAAGAATACATTGTTCCGTTTTTTCCCACTGTCACTCACCTTGACGTGTTTAAGCCTGCTTCCGAGTTCGGGTACGAATATGAATCTTCTTCTGGAAGCGAACCTTCAGAATCGCCTCCAAATCCAACCACAACCCCTTCCACAACAACGTCATCAGCAAAAAAGCAAGATACCTTCCTTGTCTTGggtgcttcttcttcttcttctgggTATCGTTGTGGCGAAAATAAAAGAGTAAAGCAATCGGACTCTTTTATACATGCAGCCAAAATGCGCTACTTAATTGCTTGTGTATGCATGTAG
- the LOC136190957 gene encoding probable serine/threonine-protein kinase DDB_G0281745: MREEFDQSRRCLEEEMASIRRELVSATEAQSQLREEKTAALRRCETLEASRQELMNRLNEFYGVLIINPDEIQITEQNLGSGAYASVCVGFWRGMRVAVKKFHEVLANTRNLALFKREVVLCSRLHHPHIITVCGAVMREDAPLQMVMELLEGSVSEVMNASRAASGASIGSSYLTFYEQLSIAIDVTSAIAYLHQTRPQPYVHGDIRPSNVLVTRDMKAKVGDLGAAHIIESSLSVGPVSLEYLAPERMPRDDGTAIPNTLSSDVYSLGVALIEIFTGERPIPQERQAQLRAMETRPSLFRLTSEMTDRDPNKRPSSQNCFDTLKAESKSISAIPGVFIGKRLVTGLFDGGDHKVVLSCLGLNTVQ; the protein is encoded by the exons ATGAG GGAAGAATTTGATCAAAGTCGACGCTgtcttgaagaagaaatggcGTCCATCAG ACGAGAACTGGTATCAGCAACTGAAGCCCAAAGTCAACTAAG agaagaaaagacggcTGCTTTGAGACGCTGTGAAACTCTTGAAGCATCTCGTCAGGAATTGATGAATCGTTTAAACGAATTTTATGGCGTTCTCATCATCAATCCGGATGAAATTCAAATAACCGAACAAAATCTCGGCTCGGGAGCATATGCCA GCGTTTGCGTTGGCTTTTGGCGTGGAATGCGCGTAGCTGTGAAGAAATTTCACGAGGTCCTCGCAAATACTCGCAATTTGGCCCTATTCAAACGCGAAGTTGTCTTGTGCAGTCGACTTCACCATCCCCACATCATAACCGTTTGCGGAGCGGTGATGCGAGAGGACGCCCCCTTGCAAATGGTCATGGAATTGCTCGAGGGATCGGTGAGCGAGGTCATGAACGCATCTCGCGCAGCTTCCGGCGCATCGATAGGCTCCTCCTATCTGACGTTCTACGAGCAGCTGTCCATTGCAAtagacgtgacgtcagcaataGCATATCTTCATCAAACGCGTCCCCAGCCGTACGTTCACGGTGACATTCGTCCATCAAATGTTCTGGTGACGAGAGACATGAAAGCGAAAGTGGGCGACTTGGGAGCGGCTCACATCATCGAGAGTTCACTCTCCGTCGGTCCAGTGAGTCTCGAGTATCTCGCTCCGGAGCGAATGCCACGTGACGACGGAACAGCTATTCCCAACACGTTGTCTAGCGACGTGTACAGTCTGGGCGTAGCAttgattgaaatatttaCCGGAGAGCGTCCGATTCCCCAGGAGAGGCAGGCGCAATTGCGTGCTATGGAAACTCGTCCCAGTCTCTTTCGGCTCACTTCTGAAATGACTGATCGAGACCCAAACAAACGTCCGTCTTCGCAAAACTGCTTTGATACGCTCAAAGCTGAAAGTAAAAGCATTTCAGCCATTCCAGGAGTTTTCATTGGTAAGCGACTTGTGACAGGTCTCTTTGATGGAGGTGATCACAAAGTCGTGCTTTCATGTCTAGGACTTAACACCGTTCAATAg
- the LOC136191424 gene encoding actin-fragmin kinase-like, which translates to MSKVLRDLFSRTPLTPTPRRSHESALVDGHLFLFGGSSHSTFFPRHEIWSMNVCVATSKRKWIRHLTQSREIPPPCRGAQCVEIDKMLYSYGGEKKDGDLLGDVYRLDLKEMVWIKVATPVEKKRPISRESCCLSVVGSRFIMFGGWTYKMPCDEFQSGASQSEGKWNNEIYEFVFEEKRQKGESSYF; encoded by the coding sequence ATGTCCAAGGTTCTACGCGATCTGTTCTCGAGGACACCTCTaacgccgacgccgcgacGTTCTCATGAAAGCGCGTTGGTCGACGGtcatctctttcttttcggtGGCTCCAGTCACTCGACTTTCTTTCCTCGCCATGAAATCTGGTCGATGAATGTTTgcgtggcgacgtcgaagcgaaaatGGATTCGTCATTTGACTCAAAGCCGAGAGATTCCTCCACCTTGTCGAGGAGCACAgtgcgtcgaaatcgacaaAATGCTCTACTCTTACggaggagagaagaaagacggcgatCTTCTGGGAGATGTTTATCGTCTCGATCTAAAAGAAATGGTGTGGATTAAAGTAGCCACGCCcgtcgagaaaaagagaccGATTTCTCGCGAATCATGTTGCTTGTCCGTTGTCGGCTCGAGATTTATTATGTTTGGCGGATGGACGTACAAAATGCCTTGCGATGAATTCCAATCTGGAGCGTCTCAAAGCGAAGGCAAGTGGAATAATGAGATTTATGAATTCGTATTTGAAGAGAAGAGGCAGAAAGGCGAGTCTTCTTATTTTTGA
- the LOC136191076 gene encoding kelch-like protein 17, with translation MKLVDSDDFRLLSVDHVARLLSHDELGVRVENDVVGILHQWIKHDETSRRHHVENLATKVIRLPLIDYSNETSSLNILSNLDYEDSSSSSSSCQRRVGCEGVLLVAGGGRICNEDTDKYEFVSRAQTYDAYDDTWTSFPSLEVRRCEPRIVTSFGVAYALGGRTIDFDGEDDFKSTCLAVVERYDPERRRWIDDVASMSTPRSRDEIVCCANRIYGMSLAHDEMMCEAFDPTTGTWTPVASPGGGERRLENGYILSSLAGKIFAIGREMSSGKFGHMTYDPSENRWLDFRPENHVKSIIDSSSIFYGSIGDRLYIFSNGRLQVFFDDRSERSSVDDDWSHSFWLKRTYGLAADSDCKRLFLLGRSLTDGELVLLVVSQDDDGRVKEWKESDWLSSNFRNAVECAVVDRSLVLNVGV, from the coding sequence ATGAAATTAGTGGACAGCGACgactttcgtcttctctccgTCGACCACGTGGCCCGGCTTTTGAGTCACGACGAACTTGGCGTGCGAGTCGAAAATGATGTCGTTGGCATTCTTCACCAGTGGATCAAAcacgacgaaacgtctcgtcgacatcaCGTCGAAAATCTCGCAACAAAAGTCATTCGTCTACCGCTAATTGATTATTcaaacgagacgtcgtccCTCAACATTCTTTCGAATCTCGACTACGaagactcgtcgtcgtcatcgtcgtcatgcCAACGTCGAGTGGGATGCGAAggcgttcttctcgtcgccggcggagGCCGGATATGTAACGAAGACACGGATAAATACGAATTCGTTAGCAGAGCTCAAACGTACGATGCTTACGACGACACGtggacgtcgtttccgtccCTAGAAGTGCGACGATGCGAACCGCGAAtcgtgacgtcgtttggCGTGGCGTACGCTCTCGGCGGTCGCACCATTGACTTTGATGGcgaagacgatttcaagtcgacttgtctcgccgtcgtcgaacgatacGATCccgaacgacggcgttggatcgacgacgtggcgtCCATGTCGACGCCGAGGAGTCGAGACGAAATAGTTTGTTGCGCTAATCGCATCTACGGCATGAGTCTCGCTCACGACGAAATGATGTGCGAAGCgttcgatccgacgacgggaaCGTGGACGCCCGTCGCGTCtcccggcggcggcgaacgtcgtcttgaaaaCGGCTATATTTTGTCTTCGCTTGCCGGTAAGATTTTCGCGATTGGACGCGAGATGTCCAGTGGGAAATTCGGGCATATGACGTACGATCCGTCGGAGAATCGTTGGCTCGATTTTCGTCCCGAGAATCACGTCAAGTCGATTATTGACTCGTCTTCGATCTTCTACGGCTCGATCGGTGACCGCCTCTACATTTTTTCCAATGGACGTCTACAGgtctttttcgacgatcgcAGCGAGCGTTCCTCCGTTGATGACGACTGGTCTCATTCGTTTTGGCTAAAGCGCACTTATGGACTTGCTGCCGATTCAGATTGCAAACGACTGTTTCTTCTGGGTAGGAGCTTGACGGACGGCGAGCTGGTATTGTTGGTAGTGTCTCAGGATGACGACGGACGAGTGAAAGAGTGGAAGGAGAGTGATTGGCTTTCTTCGAATTTTCGCAACGCCGTTGAGTGCGCTGTTGTAGACAGGAGCCTGGTATTGAACGTTGGCGTTTAG
- the LOC136191422 gene encoding kelch domain-containing protein 2-like, whose protein sequence is MELELEVVEEESSSLTSDDFSTSDDSESSDDSLEPEERWSHESAVVDGRLYLFGGWNGAEYFNRNEIWIMNLRVGRSRRKWRRRMARGRLVPPPCEGARCIVIDKKIYSYGGEKANGSYLGLVYRLDPKKLEWIEVATPVGGKKPAPRAFCCLCAIGSRMIMFGGKSERIPSGQLQPEATQDAEGWNNEIYEFKFEEENEKGMWLESKFSGTKPKPLQLAAMATIDRHQAFLHGKDIDNKSHSVVLELLNKCWISIDFEVQPSPRWGHTISPLAKEGLEERSLCLLIGGSNVSGAESFYVLDIDDCKAHQMAVAHDFKNVFCHTSHCVHNVDETTDVLVYDEGLKYFHLGIA, encoded by the exons ATGGAGTTGGAGTTGGAGGTGGTGGAGGAGGAGTCAAGCTCCCTTACCAGCGACGACTTTTCGACCAGCGACGACTCAGAAAGTAGCGACGATTCGCTAGAACCCGAGGAGCGATGGAGCCATGAAAGCGCTGTGGTCGATGGTCGTCTCTACCTCTTCGGTGGCTGGAATGGGGCAGAATACTTCAATCGCAATGAAATCTGGATTATGAATCTACGCGTTGGGAGGTCGAGAAGGAAATGGCGCCGTCGTATGGCTCGAGGCCGACTGGTTCCTCCGCCTTGCGAAGGAGCACGATGCATCGTGATCGATAAGAAGATCTACTCTTACGGCGGAGAGAAGGCAAACGGTAGTTACCTGGGACTCGTTTATCGTCTCGATCCAAAGAAACTGGAGTGGATCGAAGTAGCCACGCCCGtcggaggaaagaaaccTGCCCCACGCGCATTTTGCTGTTTGTGTGCTATTGGATCGAGAatgatcatgtttgggggaAAGAGCGAAAGGATACCTTCTGGCCAACTCCAGCCTGAGGCGACTCAGGATGCTGAAGGGTGGAATAATGAGATCTACGAATTTAAATTTGAAGAGGAAAATGAGAAAG GAATGTGGTTGGAATCGAAGTTTAGTGGAACGAAGCCCAAACCACTACAGTTAgctgccatggcaaccatTGACCGACATCAAGCATTTCTTCATGGAAAAGATATAGACAACAAAAGTCACTCAGTTGTGCTGGAGTTACTAAATAAA TGCTGGATTagcattgattttgaagTGCAGCCGTCACCTAGATGGGGTCATACAATTAGTCCATTAGCGAAAGAAGGACTGGAAGAGAGATCGCTTTGTCTTCTCATTGGTGGTTCTAACGTCAGTGGCGCGGAGTCGTTTTACGTTTTGGATATTGATGATTGTAAAGCGCATCAG ATGGCTGTTGCTCACGACtttaaaaacgttttttgccACACTTCTCACTGTGTGCATAATGTTGACGAGACTACTGACGTTCTTGTTTATGACGAGGGTCTCAAATATTTTCATCTTGGTATTGCGTGA
- the LOC136190866 gene encoding uncharacterized protein, giving the protein MKGWITINFNTTPSPRWGHSLCKVFMKAFEGESIFLLIGGRNVSASESLYVLAINDQNVYQINVGEKFAGVYFATSHCLQNKGDTTEVLVYSEGLRYLPLASVDAFIKSEQELCLLMPVNAAERHLVKEATADSSDIGRHEMEKMKDELHRLRHRCTELEKELQVVKAAREDLASVQLAAVRKEILVEREEKAVALRRCQTLEASRDEIKKRLDEFVEVLTITSDEICVTKQNLGSGAFAGVSVGYWRGKTVAVKKFYEVITNRRNLVLFRREVLVCSRLHHPNIITVCGAVMEEGIPFQMVLELLEGSVTDVVDAAHASTYLTLYEQLSLAMDITSAIAYLHQTRPMPYVHGDIRPSNVLVTRDMKAKVGDLGAAHIIQSSLSIGPMSPDYLAPERMPRGDGTAASSSLPSDVYSLGVTLIEIFTGVCPIPDERQTQVDALSGRPKLFLLCSSMIEAHSDNRPTSQNSFDTLKTFAESDLSASEFVAVKRLVNGVFERNTHKVVLSYGVDYS; this is encoded by the exons ATGAAG GGCTGGATAACTATTAATTTTAATACGACGCCATCACCGAGATGGGGTCATTCTCTTTGCAAAGTGTTTATGAAAGCATTTGAAGGAGAATCTATCTTTCTTCTCATCGGTGGCCGCAACGTTTCTGCTTCTGAATCTTTGTACGTTTTGGCGATCAATGATCAAAACGTTTATCAA ATTAACGTCGGTGAAAAATTTGCTGGCGTTTACTTTGCAACATCTCACTGTCTTCAGAACAAAGGCGATACTACAGAAGTTCTTGTCTATTCTGAGGGCTTAAGATATCTCCCTCTTGCAAg TGTCGACGCTTTCATAAAAAGTGAACAGGAATTGTGCTTGTTAATGCCGGTGAATGCTGCCGAACGTCATTTGGTAAAAGAAGCAACAGCAGATTCGTCTGATATTGGGCGTCATGAAATGGAAAAGATGAAGGACGAGTTGCATCGTCTTCGACACCGATGCACTGAGTTAGAGAAAGAATTGCAGGTCGTCAAAGCTGCAAG AGAAGATCTTGCTTCAGTTCAACTCGCTGCAgttcgaaaagaaattttggtTGAGAG agaagaaaaagcagtCGCACTAAGGCGCTGTCAAACTCTTGAAGCATCTCGAGACGAAATCAAGAAACGCCTTGACGAATTTGTTGAAGTTCTCACCATCACCTCGGATGAAATTTGTGTGACCAAACAAAATCTCGGATCCGGAGCGTTTGCAG GAGTTAGCGTTGGTTACTGGCGCGGAAAAACAGTAGCTGTCAAGAAGTTCTATGAAGTCATCACAAATCGCCGCAACTTGGTATTGTTCCGACGCGAAGTCCTCGTGTGCAGTCGCCTTCATCATCCGAATATTATCACCGTATGCGGAGCGGTGATGGAAGAAGGGATTCCCTTTCAGATGGTCCTAGAGTTGCTTGAGGGATCCGTTACCGATGTCGTGGACGCCGCTCACGCATCCACCTACTTGACACTTTACGAGCAGCTGTCCCTTGCGATGGACATAACATCGGCCATTGCCTATCTTCATCAAACGCGTCCCATGCCCTACGTCCACGGCGACATCCGACCGTCAAATGTTCTTGTGACGAGAGATATGAAAGCGAAAGTGGGCGACTTGGGAGCGGCTCATATTATTCAGAGTTCTCTCTCCATCGGTCCGATGAGTCCCGACTATCTCGCTCCAGAGCGAATGCCACGTGGCGACGGAACGGCTGCTTCTAGTTCGTTGCCTAGCGACGTCTACAGTCTTGGCGTGACCttgattgaaatatttaCTGGGGTCTGTCCTATTCCCGACGAAAGGCAAACTCAAGTGGATGCCCTGTCAGGTCGTCCGAAGTTATTTCTGCTCTGTTCTTCTATGATTGAAGCACATTCAGATAATCGTCCCACGTCGCAGAATTCTTTTGACACCCTGAAAACCTTTGCAGAAAGCGATTTGTCAGCTTCAGAATTTGTTGCTGTGAAACGATTGGTGAATGGAGTTTTTGAGAGAAACACTCACAAAGTTGTTCTAAGTTATGGTGTCGACTATTCGTGA